The Peribacillus sp. FSL P2-0133 genome has a segment encoding these proteins:
- a CDS encoding PrpF domain-containing protein, with product MKVPVVVMRGGTSKGVFLNYEHMPSNPLHWEGFLLDVMGSPDRRQIDGLGGANSLTSKAAIIKKSDSPEFDVEYTFAQISIDNQMVDFKGNCGNISSAVGPYAIEQGLVPAKEPVTTVKIFNVNTQKLIIAEVEVENGHVKSEGCCSIPGVPGKGSPVYLSFTRAEGAVTGKLFPTGNPIDMIKTKDRLIQVSIIDVANPLVFVRAQDIGLSGSELPTDYSQEKLNELEEIRSIAAEMCQFSDKKTATVKSPAVPKMTLIAPPMDYVDLNGSERKASEMDLMIRMMSMQKPHQALAITGAICATAGAYLQETVLSEMVNIKHEIFRLAHPAGIMETKVDFLAGHIRAIKVVRTARIILEGYVYTKKYYELSYQLA from the coding sequence ATGAAAGTACCTGTAGTTGTAATGCGCGGCGGGACAAGTAAAGGTGTGTTCCTTAACTATGAACATATGCCTTCGAATCCCTTACACTGGGAAGGTTTCTTACTTGACGTGATGGGCAGTCCGGATCGGAGACAGATTGATGGTCTTGGAGGAGCGAATTCATTGACAAGTAAAGCAGCGATTATCAAAAAATCAGATTCACCAGAATTCGATGTGGAATATACATTTGCTCAGATTAGTATCGATAATCAAATGGTTGATTTTAAAGGAAATTGTGGAAATATTTCATCTGCTGTAGGACCTTACGCAATTGAGCAAGGATTAGTCCCTGCAAAAGAACCTGTTACAACGGTGAAAATCTTTAACGTGAATACACAAAAATTGATTATTGCAGAAGTAGAGGTTGAAAATGGACATGTAAAATCAGAAGGATGTTGCTCAATTCCTGGGGTGCCTGGTAAAGGATCACCTGTCTATCTTTCTTTTACTCGTGCAGAAGGAGCAGTTACAGGAAAACTTTTCCCTACAGGAAATCCGATTGACATGATTAAAACCAAGGATCGACTAATTCAAGTTTCAATTATTGATGTTGCCAATCCACTCGTTTTTGTAAGGGCACAGGATATTGGTCTAAGCGGAAGCGAATTGCCCACTGATTATTCACAGGAAAAATTAAATGAACTGGAAGAAATTCGGTCAATTGCAGCTGAAATGTGTCAATTTTCCGATAAGAAAACAGCTACTGTCAAATCTCCTGCTGTACCTAAAATGACCCTAATTGCTCCTCCTATGGATTACGTCGATCTAAACGGATCGGAAAGAAAAGCGTCAGAGATGGATTTGATGATCCGAATGATGTCCATGCAAAAGCCCCATCAAGCGCTTGCTATTACAGGAGCCATCTGTGCAACAGCAGGGGCTTACTTACAGGAAACGGTTTTATCTGAGATGGTAAATATTAAACACGAAATTTTTCGATTAGCCCACCCGGCCGGGATAATGGAAACAAAAGTTGATTTCTTGGCAGGACACATACGCGCTATTAAAGTGGTACGCACAGCAAGAATCATTTTGGAGGGATACGTGTACACGAAAAAATATTATGAGCTTTCCTATCAATTAGCTTGA